The Haemophilus parainfluenzae genome window below encodes:
- a CDS encoding beta-phosphoglucomutase family hydrolase, producing the protein MIDNRLFEKYDGLIFDMDGTLIDTMPVHARAWSMVGEQFGYRFNSQIMYDLGGATVSTIASAIMQDAGMPQERLDEVIQAKRKLSYELIPTESKLLPTFDVVRHYYQQKPIALGSGSNRQMIDMLMQKLDIKHYFNAIVSADDVKEHKPHPETFLRCAELAKAEPSRCIVFEDADLGVKAGLNAGMDVFDVRTREIIRA; encoded by the coding sequence ATGATAGATAACAGACTTTTTGAAAAATATGATGGCCTTATTTTTGATATGGATGGCACCTTAATCGACACCATGCCAGTGCACGCCCGCGCGTGGAGTATGGTAGGGGAACAATTTGGTTATCGTTTTAACAGCCAAATTATGTATGATTTAGGTGGCGCAACCGTGAGCACTATCGCCTCAGCTATTATGCAAGATGCCGGTATGCCACAAGAACGTTTAGATGAAGTCATACAAGCAAAACGCAAACTTTCTTACGAATTGATTCCAACAGAATCAAAATTACTCCCAACCTTTGATGTAGTGCGTCATTACTATCAACAAAAGCCAATTGCGCTCGGCTCAGGTTCGAACCGCCAAATGATTGATATGTTGATGCAAAAATTAGACATCAAACATTACTTTAACGCTATTGTGAGTGCTGATGATGTGAAAGAACATAAACCGCATCCAGAAACCTTTTTACGTTGCGCAGAACTGGCAAAAGCCGAACCATCACGTTGCATCGTTTTTGAAGATGCCGATCTCGGCGTAAAAGCGGGATTAAACGCAGGGATGGATGTGTTTGATGTTAGAACGCGCGAGATTATTAGAGCCTAA
- the luxS gene encoding S-ribosylhomocysteine lyase — protein sequence MPLLDSFKVDHTRMNAPAVRVAKTMRTPKGDDITVFDLRFCIPNKEILPPKGIHTLEHLFAGFMRDHLNNDNVEIIDISPMGCRTGFYMSLIGTPNEQQVADAWLASMKDILTVQDQNQIPELNEYQCGTYTEHSLEEAHEIAKNVIARGVGINKNDDLALDESFLK from the coding sequence ATGCCATTACTCGACAGTTTTAAAGTGGATCACACCCGTATGAACGCACCAGCCGTGCGCGTTGCCAAAACGATGCGTACCCCAAAGGGCGATGACATCACGGTTTTTGATCTTCGTTTTTGCATTCCAAACAAAGAAATTCTCCCACCAAAAGGGATTCACACTCTTGAGCATTTATTTGCGGGCTTCATGCGTGACCATTTAAACAATGACAATGTAGAAATCATCGATATTTCCCCAATGGGCTGTCGTACAGGTTTTTACATGTCATTAATTGGCACACCAAACGAACAACAAGTGGCTGATGCATGGTTAGCTTCCATGAAAGATATTTTAACCGTGCAAGATCAAAACCAAATTCCTGAATTAAACGAATACCAATGCGGAACTTACACCGAACATTCTTTAGAAGAAGCACATGAAATTGCTAAAAATGTGATTGCTCGTGGTGTGGGGATTAATAAAAATGACGATTTAGCACTTGATGAATCTTTCTTAAAATAA
- a CDS encoding YqaA family protein produces the protein MWDIFSFSFWADFWQTHGLWLMFFSAFLSATILPGNSEIVFVSLAAPKVLVGSLLSADIFWLVFLATAGNTLGSLTTYWIGRWFPKIDSKNDRTLWAINKIQRYGAITLLLSWLPIIGDVFCAVAGWLRLNWLSCLIFMTIGKGLRYIALLFFSLPFVS, from the coding sequence ATGTGGGACATTTTCTCTTTCAGCTTTTGGGCTGATTTTTGGCAAACCCATGGCTTGTGGTTGATGTTTTTCAGCGCTTTCTTAAGTGCCACCATCTTGCCGGGTAATTCAGAAATTGTGTTTGTCTCTCTTGCTGCGCCAAAAGTATTGGTCGGATCGTTATTAAGTGCGGATATTTTTTGGCTTGTTTTTCTGGCAACCGCAGGTAATACACTTGGCAGCCTCACCACTTACTGGATTGGCCGATGGTTTCCGAAAATTGACAGCAAAAATGACCGCACTTTATGGGCGATAAACAAAATACAACGCTATGGTGCCATCACTCTATTATTGAGCTGGTTGCCTATTATCGGGGATGTGTTTTGTGCGGTAGCCGGTTGGCTTCGATTGAATTGGCTAAGTTGTTTGATTTTTATGACAATTGGAAAAGGACTGCGTTATATTGCGTTACTCTTTTTCAGTTTACCTTTCGTATCATAG